From the genome of Verrucomicrobiia bacterium, one region includes:
- a CDS encoding type II toxin-antitoxin system prevent-host-death family antitoxin: protein MKTKRQAALYKQKPKSLGLEPESPGPAALSEAVALPGVGLTIPVRAAKAKLSALLEMVASGQEVTITSDGKPKAVLSPVGRRAAQKVFTGMGDHLKSMPMQTKGPFADEIVRTDRDGRGW from the coding sequence ATGAAAACAAAACGACAGGCGGCGCTCTACAAACAAAAGCCCAAGTCGCTGGGCCTCGAACCGGAATCGCCCGGGCCAGCGGCCTTGAGCGAGGCGGTGGCGCTGCCGGGCGTGGGGCTGACCATCCCGGTGCGCGCGGCCAAAGCCAAGCTTTCGGCGCTGCTCGAAATGGTCGCGAGCGGGCAGGAAGTTACGATCACGTCGGATGGCAAACCGAAGGCGGTTTTGTCGCCGGTGGGTCGGCGCGCGGCGCAGAAAGTTTTCACGGGCATGGGAGATCATCTTAAATCCATGCCCATGCAAACCAAAGGGCCGTTCGCCGATGAAATTGTCCGCACCGACCGCGACGGTCGCGGTTGGTGA
- a CDS encoding nuclear transport factor 2 family protein: MKPDFDSALKAHFAAIANRDIQAFKSHLSLGDTLYTIVQNGHAFKTPAETIAIHEQWFKDTNWTWNGSVVHKVVGADMAMALVRYTYQPNPETAPFETWLVYVFQLQAGAWRIVHDQNTALDFHAFARAAGINLQEKNKC, from the coding sequence ATGAAACCAGACTTTGATTCAGCATTGAAGGCGCACTTCGCCGCCATTGCCAACCGGGACATTCAGGCGTTCAAGTCGCACCTGTCTCTGGGTGATACGCTTTACACGATTGTTCAGAACGGTCACGCCTTTAAGACGCCAGCGGAGACCATCGCCATTCACGAGCAGTGGTTCAAGGATACGAATTGGACTTGGAACGGCTCGGTTGTCCATAAGGTCGTCGGCGCGGACATGGCGATGGCGCTCGTGCGCTACACGTATCAACCTAACCCGGAAACCGCGCCATTCGAGACGTGGCTCGTTTACGTTTTCCAGTTGCAGGCAGGCGCGTGGCGAATCGTCCACGACCAAAATACCGCCCTTGATTTCCACGCTTTCGCCCGCGCCGCAGGGATCAATTTGCAGGAGAAAAATAAATGTTGA
- a CDS encoding type II toxin-antitoxin system VapC family toxin — protein MYLDTGILVKLLTPETESSFFERELVGHTVVSSELALVEVKSALFAKERAGIITAAQRAKAETKFAAMVADGIFRLISFDSHTLRKSVQVIQACQPKVPLRALDALHVAACDLAQEFPLCTTDARMHAAARAMHIPVFPEQLPLEI, from the coding sequence ATGTATCTCGACACAGGCATCCTGGTGAAACTGCTGACGCCCGAAACGGAGTCGTCGTTCTTTGAACGCGAACTGGTCGGTCACACGGTGGTTTCATCGGAACTTGCCTTGGTCGAAGTCAAATCGGCGTTGTTTGCAAAAGAACGCGCCGGAATCATCACGGCGGCGCAACGGGCAAAGGCGGAAACAAAATTTGCGGCGATGGTGGCGGATGGTATTTTTAGGCTTATCAGTTTTGACAGCCACACATTGCGCAAATCCGTGCAAGTCATTCAGGCGTGTCAGCCGAAAGTGCCGTTGCGGGCGTTGGATGCGCTGCACGTTGCCGCGTGCGATTTGGCGCAGGAATTTCCGCTTTGCACGACGGATGCGCGGATGCACGCGGCGGCGCGGGCAATGCACATTCCGGTGTTCCCGGAGCAACTGCCGTTGGAAATTTAG